A DNA window from Canis lupus familiaris isolate Mischka breed German Shepherd chromosome 10, alternate assembly UU_Cfam_GSD_1.0, whole genome shotgun sequence contains the following coding sequences:
- the AGAP2 gene encoding arf-GAP with GTPase, ANK repeat and PH domain-containing protein 2 isoform X1: protein MHAQRQLAGAAVRAEVRRHEVAKQSLCRLRKLAERVGDPELRNSIQASLDRLHEAVVNSQEWTLSRSIPELRLGVLGDARSGKSSLIHRFLTGSYQVLEKTESEQHKKEMLVDGQTHLVLIREEAGAPDAKFSGWADAVILVFSLEDENSFQAVSHLHGQLTSLRGEGRGGLALALVGTQDRISASSPRVVGDARARALCADMKRCSYYETCATYGLNVDRVFQEVAQKVVTLRKQQQLLAACKSLPSSPSHSAASTPVAGQASNGGHTSDYSSSLPSSPNVGHRELRAEAAAVAGLSTPGSLHRAAKRRTSLFANRRGSDSEKRSLDSRGETTGSGRAIPIKQSFLLKRSGNSLNKEWKKKYVTLSSNGFLLYHPSINDYIHSTHGKEMDLLRTTVKVPGKRPPRAISAFGPSASINGLVKDMSTVQMGEGPEATTPTPSPSPSPSSLQPPPDQTSKHLLKPDRNLARALSTDCTPSGDLSPLSREPPPSPMVKKQRRKKLTTPSKTEGSAGQAEEENFEFLIVSSTGQTWHFEAASFEERDAWVQAIESQILASLQCCESSKVKLRTDSQSEAVAIQAIRNAKGNSICVDCGAPNPTWASLNLGALICIECSGIHRNLGTHLSRVRSLDLDDWPRELTLVLTAIGNDVANRVWESDTRGRSKPTRDSSREERESWIRAKYEQLLFLAPLGAPEEPLGRRLWAAVQAQDVAAVLLLLAHARHGPLDSGVEDPQLRSPLHLAAELAHVVITQLLLWYGADVAARDAQGRTALFYARQAGSQLCADILLQHGCPGEGGSAATTPGAAPAPAPAAAATPSPRRRSSAASMGRADAAVALV from the exons GGTGTGCTGGGCGACGCCAGGAGTGGGAAGTCATCGCTCATCCACCGATTCTTGACCGGTTCCTACCAAGTGCTGGAGAAGACAGAAA GTGAGCAGCACAAGAAAGAGATGCTGGTGGATGGACAGACTCATCTAGTCTTGATCCGAGAAGAAGCTGGGGCACCTGATGCCAAG TTCTCAGGCTGGGCAGATGCTGTCATCTTGGTCTTCAGCCTGGAGGATGAAAACAGTTTCCAGGCTGTGAGCCATCTCCATGGGCAGCTCACCTCCCTTCGGGGGGAAGGACGTGGAGGCCTGGCACTGGCATTGGTGGGGACACAAG ACAGGATTAGTGCTTCCTCCCCTCGAGTGGTGGGCGATGCTCGTGCCAGGGCTCTGTGTGCAGACATGAAGCGCTGCAGCTACTACGAGACATGTGCAACCTATGGGCTCAACGTGGACCGCGTCTTCCAGGAGG TGGCCCAGAAGGTGGTGACCTTACGAAAACAGCAACAGCTTTTGGCTGCCTGTAAGTCCCTGCCCAGCTCCCCAAGCCACTCGGCTGCTTCCACTCCTGTAGCTGGGCAG GCTAGCAATGGGGGCCACACCAGCGATTActcttcttccctcccatccTCACCCAACGTCGGTCACCGGGAGCTCCGAGCCGAGGCGGCTGCGGTGGCTGGATTGAGCACCCCAGGGTCCCTGCACCGGGCAGCCAAGCGTAGGACCAGCCTTTTCGCG AATCGTCGGGGCAGTGATTCGGAGAAGCGGAGTTTGGACAGTCGGGGAGAGACAACGGGGAGTGGGCGAGCCATCCCCATCAAACAG AGCTTCCTCCTGAAGCGAAGTGGCAACTCCTTGAacaaagaatggaagaagaagTATGTGACCCTGTCCAGTAACGGCTTCCTACTCTACCACCCGAGCATTAAT GATTACATCCACAGCACCCATGGCAAGGAGATGGACTTGCTACGAACAACAGTCAAAGTCCCTGGCAAGAGGCCCCCAAGAGCCATCTCTGCGTTTGGCCCCTCAGCCAGCATCAATGGGTTGGTCAAGGACATGAGCACCGTGCAGATGGGTGAAGGTCCTG AAGCCACCACTCCCACCCCAAGCCCAAGCCCCAGCCCCAGTTCCCTGCAGCCACCACCAGACCAGACGTCCAAGCACCTGCTGAAACCAGACCGGAATTTGGCCCGAGCCCTCAGCACTG ACTGTACCCCATCTGGAGACCTGAGCCCCCTGAGTCGGGAACCCCCTCCTTCTCCCATGgtgaagaagcagaggaggaaaaaattgACGACACCGTCCAAGACTGAAGGCTCGGCTGGGCAGGCTGAAG agGAAAACTTCGAATTCCTGATCGTGTCCAGCACTGGTCAGACGTGGCACTTCGAGGCAGCCAGTTTTGAGGAGCGGGATGCCTGGGTCCAGGCCATCGAAAGTCAGATCCTAGCCAGTCTGCAATGCTGTGAGAGCAGCAAAGTCAAG CTGCGCACCGACAGCCAAAGCGAGGCGGTGGCCATCCAGGCGATCCGGAACGCCAAGGGGAACTCCATCTGCGTGGACTGCGGGGCCCCGA ACCCCACGTGGGCCAGCCTGAACCTGGGCGCGCTCATCTGCATCGAGTGCTCGGGCATCCACCGGAACCTGGGCACGCACCTGTCCCGCGTCCGCTCGCTGGACCTGGACGACTGGCCCCGGGAGCTGACCCTGGTGCTGACGGCCATCGGCAACGACGTGGCCAACCGCGTGTGGGAGAGCGACACGCGGGGCCGCAGCAAACCCACGCGGGACTCTTCGCG GGAGGAGCGGGAGTCGTGGATCCGCGCCAAGTACGAGCAGCTGCTGTTCCTGGCGCCGCTGGGCGCCCCCGAGGAGCCGCTGGGCCGCCGGCTGTGGGCCGCCGTGCAGGCCCAGGACGTGGCCGCCGTCCTCCTGCTCCTGGCCCACGCGCGGCACGGGCCGCTCGACTCCGGCGTGGAGGACCCGCAGCTTCGCTCCCCCCTGCACCTGGCGGCCGAGCTCGCCCACGTGGTCATCACGCAGCTGCTGCTGTGG TACGGCGCCGACGTGGCCGCCCGCGACGCGCAGGGCCGCACCGCGCTCTTCTACGCGCGCCAGGCCGGCAGCCAGCTGTGCGCCGACATCCTCCTGCAGCACGGCTGTCCCGGCGAGGGCGGCAGCGCGGCCACCACCCCcggcgcggcccccgcccccgcccccgccgccgccgccacgccCAGCCCCCGCCGCCGGAGCAGCGCCGCCAGCATGGGCCGCGCCGACGCCGCCGTGGCGCTGGTGTAG